A window of Thalassophryne amazonica chromosome 21, fThaAma1.1, whole genome shotgun sequence contains these coding sequences:
- the LOC117502580 gene encoding tripartite motif-containing protein 16-like isoform X1 — protein sequence MAQGGIQLDQEALCCSICLDLLKDPVTIPCGHSYCMNCIRNLWDRHYQTRTHSCPQCRQTFTVRPVLVKNTMLAHLVEELKNIGLQAAPVDHCYAGPEDVSCDLCTGRKLKAFKSCLVCLVSYCEKHLQPHYDVAPLKKHKLVEPLKNLQQNICSHHNEVMKMFCRTDQQCICYLCSVDEHKGHDTVSAAAQRTKRQREVEVRRQQIQERIQIRGEEVKVVQRDVDPISHSADKAVGDSEKMFTGLIQLIDKRSDVKQQIRSQQKIETSRVQDLQEKLEQEISDLRRKEAELHQLSQSEDHNQFLQKYPSLTCLPEDADSPRIQTRPLRYFEDVTAAVSKVKVKLQDIVSEEQMQISRAQTEVDVLLPEAEPKLRTDFFKYSCEITLDPNTAKKYLILSEGNRKIKPVEQKQCYSDHPGRFNDWWQVLSRESLSGRCYWEVEWNGKGVSVAVTYKNIKRTGSKRQCVFGNNQISWALHYYGSGYYFRNKRIQTPVSGRLSSRLGVYLDHSAGLLSFYSVSKTMTLLHRVLLETLLRSVSSNRGNYFQIKSDDTKRYNTETKH from the exons ATGGCACAAGGAGGAATTCAGCTGGACCAAGAAGCACTTTGCTGTTCGATCTGTCTGGATCTACTGAAGGACCCAGTGACTATTCCCTGTGGACACAGTTACTGCATGAACTGTATTCGAAATTTATGGGACAGACATTATCAGACGAGAACTCACAGCTGTCCTCAGTGTCGGCAGACTTTCACAGTGAGGCCTGTCCTGGTGAAAAACACCATGTTAGCACATTTAGTGGAGGAGTTGAAGAATATTGGACTCCAAGCTGCTCCTGTTGATCACTGCTACGCTGGACCTGAAGATGTTTCCTGTGATTTGTGCACTGGGAGAAAACTAAAAGCCTTCAAGTCCTGTCTGGTGTGTTTGGTCTCTTACTGTGAGAAACACCTCCAGCCTCACTATGATGTCGCTCCATTAAAGAAACACAAGCTGGTGGAGCCCttaaagaacctccagcagaacatctGCAGTCATCACAACGAGGTGATGAAGATGTTCTGTCGTACTGATCAGCAGTGTATCTGTTATCTCTGCTCTGTGGATGAACATAAAGGTCACGACACGGTGTCAGCTGCTGCACAAAGGACCAAGAGGCAGAGAGAGGTCGAGGTGAGACGACAGCAAATCCAGGAGAGAATCCAGATCAGAGGTGAGGAGGTGAAGGTCGTCCAACGAGATGTGGATCCCATCAGTCACTCTGCTGATAAAGCGGTGGGGGACAGTGAGAAGATGTTCACAGGTCTGATCCAACTCATTGACAAAAGATCTGATGTGAAGCAGCAGATCAGGTCTCAGCAGAAAATCGAAACGAGTCGAGTCCAAGATCTTCAGGAGAAGCTGGAGCAGGAGATCAGTGATCTGAGGAGGAAAGAAGCTGAGCTTCATCAGCTTTCACAATCAGAGGATCACAaccagtttctccaaaaatacccCTCACTGACATGCCTTCCTGAAGATGCAGACTCACCCAGAATCCAAACACGTCCTCTGAGGTACTTTGAGGATGTGACGGCGGccgtgtcaaaggtcaaagtcaagttACAGGACATTGTGAGTGAGGAACAGATGCAGATCTCACGTGCACAGACTGAAGTGGATGTTTTACTGCCAGAAGCAGAACCAAAACTCAGAACTGATTTCTTCAAATATTCATGTGAAATCACACTGGATCCTAATACAGCAAAGAAATATCTGATATTATCTGaaggaaacagaaaaataaaaccagtggAGCAAAAACAGTGTTATTCTGATCATCCAGGTAGATTTAATGATTGGTGGCAGGTCCTGAGCAGAGAGAGTCTGAGTGGACGTTGTTACTGGGAGGTGGAGTGGAACGGGAAGGGAGTTTCTGTTGCAGTTACATACAAGAATATTAAGAGAACAGGATCCAAGAGACAATGTGTATTTGGCAACAATCAGATATCCTGGGCATTACATTATTATGGCAGTGGttattatttcagaaataagCGTATCCAGACTCCAGTCTCAGGTCGTCTGTCGTCCAGACTCGGAGTGTATCTGGATCACAGTGCAGGTCTTCTGTCCTTCTACAGCGTCTCTAAAACCATGACTCTCCTCCACAGAGTCC TTTTGGAGACACTGCTGAGATCTGTGAGCTCAAATAGAGGAAATTATTTTCAGATCAAGTCTGATGACACCAAACGATACAACACTGAAACCAAACACTGA
- the LOC117502580 gene encoding tripartite motif-containing protein 16-like isoform X2, whose product MAQGGIQLDQEALCCSICLDLLKDPVTIPCGHSYCMNCIRNLWDRHYQTRTHSCPQCRQTFTVRPVLVKNTMLAHLVEELKNIGLQAAPVDHCYAGPEDVSCDLCTGRKLKAFKSCLVCLVSYCEKHLQPHYDVAPLKKHKLVEPLKNLQQNICSHHNEVMKMFCRTDQQCICYLCSVDEHKGHDTVSAAAQRTKRQREVEVRRQQIQERIQIRGEEVKVVQRDVDPISHSADKAVGDSEKMFTGLIQLIDKRSDVKQQIRSQQKIETSRVQDLQEKLEQEISDLRRKEAELHQLSQSEDHNQFLQKYPSLTCLPEDADSPRIQTRPLRYFEDVTAAVSKVKVKLQDIVSEEQMQISRAQTEVDVLLPEAEPKLRTDFFKYSCEITLDPNTAKKYLILSEGNRKIKPVEQKQCYSDHPGRFNDWWQVLSRESLSGRCYWEVEWNGKGVSVAVTYKNIKRTGSKRQCVFGNNQISWALHYYGSGYYFRNKRIQTPVSGRLSSRLGVYLDHSAGLLSFYSVSKTMTLLHRVQTTFTQPLHVGLAVHNFGDTAEICELK is encoded by the coding sequence ATGGCACAAGGAGGAATTCAGCTGGACCAAGAAGCACTTTGCTGTTCGATCTGTCTGGATCTACTGAAGGACCCAGTGACTATTCCCTGTGGACACAGTTACTGCATGAACTGTATTCGAAATTTATGGGACAGACATTATCAGACGAGAACTCACAGCTGTCCTCAGTGTCGGCAGACTTTCACAGTGAGGCCTGTCCTGGTGAAAAACACCATGTTAGCACATTTAGTGGAGGAGTTGAAGAATATTGGACTCCAAGCTGCTCCTGTTGATCACTGCTACGCTGGACCTGAAGATGTTTCCTGTGATTTGTGCACTGGGAGAAAACTAAAAGCCTTCAAGTCCTGTCTGGTGTGTTTGGTCTCTTACTGTGAGAAACACCTCCAGCCTCACTATGATGTCGCTCCATTAAAGAAACACAAGCTGGTGGAGCCCttaaagaacctccagcagaacatctGCAGTCATCACAACGAGGTGATGAAGATGTTCTGTCGTACTGATCAGCAGTGTATCTGTTATCTCTGCTCTGTGGATGAACATAAAGGTCACGACACGGTGTCAGCTGCTGCACAAAGGACCAAGAGGCAGAGAGAGGTCGAGGTGAGACGACAGCAAATCCAGGAGAGAATCCAGATCAGAGGTGAGGAGGTGAAGGTCGTCCAACGAGATGTGGATCCCATCAGTCACTCTGCTGATAAAGCGGTGGGGGACAGTGAGAAGATGTTCACAGGTCTGATCCAACTCATTGACAAAAGATCTGATGTGAAGCAGCAGATCAGGTCTCAGCAGAAAATCGAAACGAGTCGAGTCCAAGATCTTCAGGAGAAGCTGGAGCAGGAGATCAGTGATCTGAGGAGGAAAGAAGCTGAGCTTCATCAGCTTTCACAATCAGAGGATCACAaccagtttctccaaaaatacccCTCACTGACATGCCTTCCTGAAGATGCAGACTCACCCAGAATCCAAACACGTCCTCTGAGGTACTTTGAGGATGTGACGGCGGccgtgtcaaaggtcaaagtcaagttACAGGACATTGTGAGTGAGGAACAGATGCAGATCTCACGTGCACAGACTGAAGTGGATGTTTTACTGCCAGAAGCAGAACCAAAACTCAGAACTGATTTCTTCAAATATTCATGTGAAATCACACTGGATCCTAATACAGCAAAGAAATATCTGATATTATCTGaaggaaacagaaaaataaaaccagtggAGCAAAAACAGTGTTATTCTGATCATCCAGGTAGATTTAATGATTGGTGGCAGGTCCTGAGCAGAGAGAGTCTGAGTGGACGTTGTTACTGGGAGGTGGAGTGGAACGGGAAGGGAGTTTCTGTTGCAGTTACATACAAGAATATTAAGAGAACAGGATCCAAGAGACAATGTGTATTTGGCAACAATCAGATATCCTGGGCATTACATTATTATGGCAGTGGttattatttcagaaataagCGTATCCAGACTCCAGTCTCAGGTCGTCTGTCGTCCAGACTCGGAGTGTATCTGGATCACAGTGCAGGTCTTCTGTCCTTCTACAGCGTCTCTAAAACCATGACTCTCCTCCACAGAGTCCAGACCACATTCACTCAGCCGCTCCATGTTGGACTTGCGGTTCATAATTTTGGAGACACTGCTGAGATCTGTGAGCTCAAATAG